Proteins found in one Cinclus cinclus chromosome 8, bCinCin1.1, whole genome shotgun sequence genomic segment:
- the NUF2 gene encoding kinetochore protein Nuf2 translates to METMTFPRYSPDDIISYLRSHILEGAEARNLVKGDVFGNPRLDMLNLIYLRVLEKVCGIQLEGLYMMPLNVDIMYPEIYEGFLPFCNLYIHMEHLLPMCRISDFQITDVLRPKTKRTVRFLSGILNFVNFMEFQHEAYLGLQLSYKSAMERVQHLETVNREAVLKLEKLNTVPVEHEAEIKQLTENIRELEQLLRQDYRRKQTALQEVISQKKADIAERTQKLNEYKVSMTALKEEQEQLKSKIVDSPEEWKNYNELMKETIRKLKRSKQEVIENYEGYRDVLEVLPSCQVELQLYQKKMEIQGENVERLASVSSEARNLEHQLESAQVELKKAKTDEMSQKRAFTVKQEKFATAEIHLKKIREDIEQHKCTVLEHFSKVQEKREAVYDKVMAIHKEIKQKKSKIEQLKDDAEEKAAKAKEIHLNLKAVLDKCHESLLKAVKTSAASRAEKFDEIRGGLFSIQSSGSTS, encoded by the exons ATGGAGACCATGACCTTCCCCCGCTACAGCCCCGACGACATCATCAGCTACCTCCGCTCGCACATCCTGGAGGGCGCCGAGGCCCGGAACCTGGTCAAGGGCGACGTGTTCGGCAACCCCAGG CTTGACATGTTAAACCTGATTTACCTGAGAGTCCTGGAGAAAGTGTGTGGGATCCAACTGGAGGGCCTCTACATG ATGCCACTCAACGTTGATATAATGTACCCAGAGATCTATGAAGGCTTTCTACCTTTCTGCAACTTGTATATTCATAT GGAGCACTTGCTGCCGATGTGCCGGATTAGTGACTTTCAAATCACTGATGTTTTAAGACCAA AGACAAAGAGGACTGTTCGCTTCTTGAGTGGCATCCTCAACTTTGTGAACTTCATGGAATTCCAGCATGAGGCCTACCTGGGGCTACAGCTGAGCTAT AAATCAGCTATGGAGAGAGTCCAACACCTGGAGACTGTGAATCGGGAGGCAGTGCTGAAGCTGGAGAAACTGAA cACGGTCCCAGTTGAACATGAGGCAGAGATCAAGCAGCTCACAGAGAACATtcgggagctggagcagctgctaaGGCAGGACTATCGTCGGAAACAA acagctTTGCAAGAAGTGATTTCTCAAAAGAAGGCGGATATTGCAGAGAGAACCCAAAAACTG AACGAGTATAAAGTGTCTATGACTGCTTTAAAAGAAGAACAAGAGCAGCTGAAATCCAAAATTGTGGACAGTCcagaagaatggaaaaattaCAACGAGCTGATGAAAGAGACTATTAGGAAATTGAAGAGGTCTAAG caaGAAGTTATTGAAAATTATGAAGGTTATAGAGATGTACTTGAGGTTCTGCCATCATGCCAAGTAGAATTGCAATTGTaccaaaagaaaatggaaatacagGGAGAAAACGTGGAGAGACTGGCCAGTGTATCGTCAGAG GCCAGAAATCTGGAGCACCAGCTTGAGAGTGCTCAGGTAGAGCTGAAAAAGGCCAAGACAGATGAAATGTCCCAAAAGAGAGCATTCACTGTGAAACAGGAGAAGTTTGCTACAGCTGAGATCCATCTGAAAAAGATCCGTGAAGATATTGAGCAGCACAAGTGCACAGTGCTCGA ACATTTTAGCAAAGTCCAGGAGAAGAGGGAAGCTGTATATGACAAAGTTATGGCCATTCACAAGGAAATCAAACAGAAGAAGAGCAAAATTGAGCAACTGAAGGATGACGctgaagaaaaagcagcaaaggccaag GAAATACACCTGAATTTGAAGGCTGTATTGGACAAGTGTCATGAATCTCTCCTTAAGGCAGTAAAGACTTCTGCAGCCTCAAGAGCAGAAAAATTTGATGAAATTAGGGGAGGGCTGTTCAGCATTCAGTCTTCTGGAAGTACTTCTTAA
- the LRRC52 gene encoding leucine-rich repeat-containing protein 52 gives MSPSGTPWSLSLVFLLGMASEGISCPSRCSCQYLEVNCTGQQLLEFPVGIPLDTRQLILAANNISYLLAVELSFLADLVYLDCRKNLLGDDLDFTFIGMAKLVYLDLSFNNLTQVSFSTFSHLLSLVVLKISDNPNLMAIEKDAFANNTWLRHLDVSRTGLSFLDTSTVQGLPSLRLLGLSDNLWHCNCSFLDFITWMLESNVHFPDADNITCYTPAGLRALRMPAAEAQLHFSCLTQLYKQDYVFLCFVGFCIFLAGTMAAWLAGICAVIYEAHASKGEEEEKDTAI, from the exons ATGTCTCCTTCAGGTACACCATGGTCCCTGAGCCTCGTGTTTCTTTTGGGGATGGCATCCGAGGGGATCAGCTGCCCGAGCAGGTGTAGCTGTCAGTACCTGGAGGTGAACTGCACAGGGCAGCAATTGCTGGAGTTCCCTGTGGGCATCCCTCTGGACACCAGGCAGCTGATTCTGGCAGCAAACAACATCTCGTACCTGCTGGCAGTGGAATTGAGCTTCCTGGCTGATTTGGTCTACTTGGACTGCAGAAAGAACCTCTTGGGGGACGACCTGGATTTCACTTTCATTGGCATGGCCAAGCTTGTCTATCTGGACCTCAGCTTCAACAACCTCACACAGGTCTCCTTTAGCACCTTCTCCCACCTCCTCAGCCTGGTGGTGCTGAAGATCTCAGACAATCCCAACCTCATGGCCATCGAGAAGGATGCTTTTGCCAACAACACCTGGCTAAGGCACCTGGATGTGAGCCGGACAGGCTTAAGCTTCCTGGACACCAGCACCGTCCAGGGcttgcccagcctgaggctTCTGGGGCTCAGTGACAACCTGTGGCACTGCAACTGTTCCTTTTTGGACTTCATCACCTGGATGTTGGAAAGCAATGTGCATTTTCCAG ATGCTGACAACATCACCTGCTATACTCCAGCAGGCCTGCGTGCCCTGAGGatgccagcagcagaggcacagctcCACTTCAGCTGCCTGACCCAGCTGTACAAGCAGGATTATGTCTTTCTGTGCTTTGTTGGCTTCTGCATATTCCTTGCTGGCACCATGGCAGCCTGGCTGGCTGGCATCTGCGCTGTCATCTACGAGGCCCATGCCTcaaagggagaggaagaggagaaagacaCAGCCATTTAG